The Bradyrhizobium betae genomic interval TGTTCGGGTTCAACGGACTTGCAGATGGGGAGCCGAGCTGAGGGACGGGCTTTGCGGCCCTAGAATGAGACGGTCTCCCATCTGCAGCCGAACGGCCAAGCCTAGATCGCCGACCGGTCTGTGGCGAGTTACAAGGATGACGGGACTGGCAACCGCACGACAACATGCCCTGCGCCTGATGCCGTTGCATCCCGGCAAAACATCGGTCTAATGCTCTCACGATCTGGCCCGCGCCAATTCCAGCGGGCGGGAAACAACAAGAGCGAGGGAGCTACGCCGCGATGGAAAAGGGCATTTTTGCAGGCCTGAAGGTTCTGGACTGCGCGAGCTTCATCGCAGCGCCCGCGGCCGCGACAGTGCTGTCGGATTTCGGCGCCGACGTCATCAAGATCGAGCCGCCCGGCGCCGGCGACCCCTACCGCAATCTGCCGAACATTCCAGGCTATCCCGGCAGCGAACATAATTACGCTTGGCTGCTGGAGGCCCGCAACAAAAAGAGCATCGCACTCGACCTCGCCAAGCCCGAGGCGCAGGCCGTGCTCTACAAGCTGGTGGAAGAGGCCGACGTCTTCATCACCAACATGCCGCCCCCGGTGCGCGCCAAGCTCGGCATCACCTATGACCATCTCGCCCATCTCAACGACCGGCTGATCTACGCCTCCTTCACCGGCTATGGCGAAAAGGGCGAGGAGGCCAACAAGCCCGGTTTCGACAGCAACGCCTATTGGGCGCGATCCGGACTGATGGACCTCGTCCGCGCCGACACCAACACCACGCCGGCCCGCTCGGTCGCCGGCATGGGTGATCATCCCTGCGCCATGGCGTTCTACGGCGCCATCGTTACCGCGCTCTATCAGCGCGAGAAGACCGGCAAGGGCTCGCATGTCGCCTCCAATCTGATGGCGAACGGGGTGTGGGCCGCGAGCGTTCTGGCGCAGGCAAAGCTGTGCGGCGCCAAGTTCGCCGAGCGGCGGCCTCGCGAGCGTGCGCTCAATGCGGTCGCCAACCACTATCAGTGCAAGGACGGCCGCTGGCTGATTCTGTCGCTGCTGAGCGAGGAGAAGCAGTTTCCCACGTTGGCGAGGTGCCTTGGCCGCGAAGACCTCATCACCGATTCCCGTTTCGCCACCAAGGCCGACCGTCACGCCCGCTCGGTCGAGCTGATCAAGATCTTCGACGAGACCTTTGCGACGAAGGATCTCGCCGAATGGCGCAAGATCCTCGACGGCAACGGCCTCGTGTTCGGCATCGTCGGCATTCTGGACGACATCCCGAACGACAAGCAGATGCTCGACAACGAAGTGCTGGTGCCGTTCGAGAACGACACCATGCTCACCATCTCCAGCCCGATCTGGATCGACGGCGCCAGGAAGGTGCAGCCGCGCAAGCCGCCTGCCGTCGGCGAGCACAGTGACGAGATTTTGCGCGGGGCGGGATACGACGAGGCCGCGATCAAGCAGCTGCGGGGTTCGGGGGCGGTGGGGTAAGGCCGTTCCACATATTCCGCTGTCATCCCGGGGCGCGCATAGCGCGAACCCGGGATCCATAACCACAGGGAGTGGTTGTAGGGCGCGACAGGTAACTCCGAGTCTCCGCCAAACGTCTTCCTGTGGCTATGGGTCCCGGATCTTCGCTTCGCTCGTCCGGGACGACGGCGGAGATGCATTGCTGGATTGCTTCGCTGCGCTCGCAATGACGATGCCGAACGATCCCGCTATAACCTCACATGTGCTTCCCGCCTCGTGAGGTCCCATGCCCAGCTACCGCCTGCACTACTTCCCCGAATCCGGCAACAGCTACAAGCTGGCGCTGATGCTGACGCTTTGCGGCGAGACGTTCGAGCCGGTGTGGACCGATTTCGGCGGCGGCGTCACGCGCACGGCGGAGTGGCGCCGGAGCGTGAACGAGATGGGCGAAATTCCCGTGCTCGAGATCGACGGCGTGAAGATGACGCAGACCGCGCCACTTCTGCTGCAGCTTGCCGAGCAATATGGCCGCTTCGGCAGCGAGACGGCGGAGGAAAAGTTCGAGCTGCTGCGCTGGCTGTTCTGGGACAACCATAAGCTCACCGGCTACATGGCGACCTACCGCTTCATGCGGGCCTTCACCGAGAAGAACGATCCGCAGGTGCTGAAGCATTTCCGCCGCCGGCTCGAGGACTTCCTCGGCATTCTCGACGGACACCTCCAGCACAACGCCTTCGCGATCGGCGCGCGGCCGACGGTCGCCGACATCTCGATGATGGCATATCTGCACTATCCGAGCGACGAGCACGGTTTCGATTTCGCGGCGAGCCATCCCGCCATCCACGCCTGGCTCGGCCGCATGGCCGCACTGCCCGGCTGGAAGCCGGCGTATGAGCTGCTGCCGGGCCGGCGGATGACGAACTACGCGACGTGAAGGGGCCCCATTGGAAGCTCAGAAACGTCATGGCCGAGCTTGTCCCGGCCATCCACGATCTTGAGCGCGGATACGAGAACGTGGATGGCCGGGACAAGCCCGGGCATGACGAGGAGAAAGCGCCGTTACCTCAGTGCCAGCCAGCCGAGCGTGAACAGGATCCCGCCGACGATGACGACCGCCACGATGGCCGAGACGCTGACGCGGATGCTGCCAGCGACCTGCTTGGCTTCCTCATTGCGCGCAATCTCGAGATTGCGCTCCTTGTTGGCGCCGCTTGTATCCGTCATGGGTCATCCAAATCGGTTTTCTTGCTAACGCGTCTTGATGAAGCACATGCCTATGCGGCGCGAGGCCGCGGCAGCCTGACAGGCGAGACCTTTAGCACAGCTCCATGACGTAAAACTCCTGTCGCCGGTTTCCGATCCCGCATCCGGCAAAGAACAATGCGCGCCCCAGCCGTCCTGATATTCGCTGCCGGCGAGCTCCCGGCTGCCGCGGGTCTGCGGCCGGCTGGCAAATCCGCGTGAGAAATCAGGGCGTTTGCCGGCGGCGAACGCGGTCAGGATGTCGCGGCGGCGGAGCTGGTCGCCGACAAAATGCGGCGAGGCCGGCACGATGGTGGAATTGGACGGCGTGTCCGCCAGCCAGTCGACGCCCGGAAAATGGAAGCCGCCGATGCCGCGGGTCTGGTGGCAGCCGGCACAGGTGACGTCGTTGAGACGACGCTGGAAGCCCGCGACGGAACGGATGTTCTGCATGTTCCCGCGCGCCGCGGCCTGCTTCAGCGCGCTGATCACGTCACTGTCGGTGAAGACCGGATCGCCTTTGCTTTCCCCCTGCATCATGCCGAACTCCGGCTGCAGCGCGGAAGCATCGAGGCCGGCGGGCGTCGGCACGAGCGCGGCCCTGGCCAGGAATTTTTCCGGGATCAGCACCGTGCCGCGATCGAACGCGCGCAGATGATCGGGCGCAAGCAGCCAATCCCTGAAATCGCGCCGGAGGTCATTGTCGGCCCGAATCCTGTTACGGTCGATCTGGTTCTCCAGCGTCGATTCCTCGAACGTCTTCGTGGCGGCGTTGTACTTGAAGACCTTCAAGAGATAGTCCGAACGGAAATCGTGCCGCGCCGATTTCGGCGCGATCGAGATCTGGATGTTGGTCTCGATACGATCGAGCATGGCATCGGAAGGCTGGACGCTGCTGCCGATCAGCCCCTGCCAGTCACCATCGTCGAGCCAGCGCCGCGCGAGCTCGGCGCAACTGACCGGCTTGCCATTCGTATCCGTCTGGCGGGCATCGCGCGCTTTTATCACCAGATTGAACGTCATCGGCAGGCGTGTTGCTGTCCTGGTCCCATTCGATCCAGCGTCAAAACGCGCGAGACGGTAGATCAGCCGGATCTCGCCGCAGGACTCTTCCGACACGTAAGCGCGGTCCATGCGATTGACGATGCCGGCGAGCACGAAACGCGCGTTGGCGGATTTCAGGTTGGCGCGATCGAACAGCTGGACGTCGAAGCCTTCGCCGACGCCGACGGTCTCGGTCGGCCAGGCCGCTTTCTGCTGCGCAACGTAGCGGTCGAACTCGGCGTCGATCGCTGGCGGAATGTCCTTGAGCTGTGGCAGCGACGCGAACAGCAGGTCGGTCGTCAGCGGGACATTCGCGTTCCGCTCCGGCCACAACAGCCGCGAGATGGTGAGTGTATCGTTCTGATCGAGCTTGCGGAGGAGATCGGGATCGGTGATCGCCGTGCCGCGCGTGAGCGATACGTTCTCCGCGGCCGAAAGCGACATAGCGCCGCCCAACACTGCGACGACAGCAACGAGAATTCGCAACGCACGGCTCATGCTTTCAATAACACCGCGCGTGCCAGCCTATTCAAGCAAAAAGGCGCTTCACATCGCAGTGAAGCGCCCTCTGGAAATCGGATATCGAACGCTCAGCGCGCGACGATCAGGCCCTTGCTGGTGACGACCACCCAGCGGCCGTCCTGGCGGCGGATCGCATCGACGCGGCCGACGCCGGGAATGGGATCACCGGCATAGACCTCGTAGAGGCCTCCCCGGCCCTCGATCAGCGCACCGCCATTGGAGACGTCGCGCAGCACCCAGCCTTCGACCGTCGGCAGACGGCCGACCTCGGTTTTCGGCGCGGCGGGCGCGGGAGCCGGTGCTGCCGCAGCGGTCGCGACCTGGGTCGGCGCGATCGAGCCGGTGGTCTCCCTGGCGGTTGCTGCGGCGGCCTGCGCGGGAGCGGCCGCTGGCGTGGCACGGAGCTTGTCGACGGTCTCGGACAGCTTTGCGATCTTGGCGAGCGGCTCGGCCTGGGCCTTCTCGAGCTTGTCGAGGCGGTCGCTGGTCCGGTTGAACTGACCGAGGCCGGTCTTGGAGGTGTGCTCGACATTGGCCTTCAGCGCGACGAGATCGGCATCGATCCGCGCCACGGAGGCGTCCAGCGCGCTGGTATCTGCAACTTGCACCGGCGCGGGGCTCGCAAAATGCATCATGCCGGCGGTCGCAAGCGCGCCGCTGATCGCGCCGACGCCGGCGGCAATCGCCACCACCGCAGCGATCGCCGACAGCCGGCGCTTGCCGGTCTCACGCGGCGCGTCCGCCTTCACATGCGGGGCAAACTCCTCGCGGTCCCAGGAACGTTCGGACGGGGCCATGACGATGAGCTTGCCGAGCTTCGGCTCGGGCTTCGCTTCAGCCTTGGGTTCAACCTTGGCCTGGAGCTTTGGCGGCTCGATCTGCGGCGGCTCGATCTTGACCGGGTCGGGCTTCGGCGGCGCCTCGTGATCGGGGGCGATCGAAGGGGCCTCGATCGCGGCGGCTTCGATGCTAGCCTGTTCACCGGTGTTGTGGGCAGCCTGCTCAGCCATTGGTTCGCTCACGGCTCAAATACTCCAGTCTGGATTGACCTTTTGGTAACTTTCATTGCTTGCGAATTCCTTACCTCGGGACCCGCTTACCGAAATTTTAGGAAGTCATCCGGGGCCGAATTGGGCCGGGAAAGTGGAACCGGTGTGGCGGGCGTGAAACAATTTGTAACCGCGGGAAGATGAACGGCCGCGCAACGGAGGACACATGGCGCAATTCCCAACCCGTCCGTCATCCTGACGCGCGAGTGGCGCGATGCAAAGGATCACGCCGGGAGCCTCGAAGGATGAGCGGCCGCTGCCGGGCCGTAGCCCTTCGAGGCTCGCCGAAGAGGCGAGCACCTCCAGCGACAACGGCTACGCCGTTGCGCGGGGGTGACGGTGAGAGAACTGAGCGGGCGGCGCGACCCACTCGCATCACGGCTTGTCACATCACCAGCGGCGCATCCGGCAGCTCGTTCGCATGCGGGCCCTGCGGCGGGAAATGCCGCGACAGCTCGCGCGATACCGCCGCGATGCCGCCGATCACGCCGCGCTCGAACTTGCCGGAGGCGAACTCGGCTTCCATCGCGCGGCAGATGCTCTCCCACCCCTCGCCGCCGACCTTTGCGTGAATGCCGCGATCGGCCACGATCTCGACGTCGCGGTCGGCGAGCAGGAGATAAATCAGGACACCGTTGTTGTGCGCGGTGTCCCAGATGCGCAGCTGCGAGAACACGTCGAGCGCACGCTCGCGGGCCGGCTGGTTGCGGAACAGCGGCGCGCCATCGAGCGCGCCTTCGACGACGAAGCGGACCTGGCCGGAATGGGTGGCCTCGCCCTGCCTGATCGCCTGCTCGATCCGGGCGAGCACGGCCGGCGGAAAGATCTGCTTCGCCCGCCAATGATGCTGCACCAGATGTCTGGCAATGCGCTTGATGCTCATGACCGCTACCAGCTCCCCGAGGCGCCGCCGCCGCCAAAACTGCCCCCGCCGCCGCTGAAGCCGCCGCTGCTCCCCGACGAGCCGCTGCTCCAGCCGCCTCCCGACGATCCGCCCGACCAAGAGCCGCCGCGCGACCTCCCTGAGCTGGGCGCCATCGCCGAAAACAGATCGGCAATGAAGCCAATGACGAAGCCGAGGGCGCCAAGACCTAGGGCAAGCGCGGCGGAGCCGAGAATGAACCAGCTCAGCACGGCGATGATGCCACCGGTCGCCAACGATCCAAGCAACCGCCCCAGCATGGCTCGAAAGAACCCGCCGACCCCGAGCGAAGCGAACAGCGTCACGATGAACAGCGGCGCAAGGTCGTCCAGATTGCCGAAATTCACGGTCGGCGAAGGCACCGGCAGCGGCTCGCCGTCGATCACGCGGATCATCCGATCGACGCCATCGGAGATGCCGCCGCCAAAATCGCCCGTCCTGAATTTCGGCGTGATGATCTCGTCGATGATGCGCCGCGAGGTCACGTCGGTGAGCACGCCTTCGAGGCCGTAGCCAACCTCGATGCGCAAATGCCGGTCGTTCTTGGCAACGACGAGGATCGCTCCGTCGTCGATCTTCTTGCGGCCGATCTTCCAGGCCTCGGCAACGCGGATCGAGAACTGCTCGATCGTCTCCGGCTGCGTCGTCGGCACGATCAAGACGGCGACCTGGCTGCCCTTGCGGGTCTCGAAGTCACGCAGCTTCTGCGTGAGCGCGGCGACGTCGCTGCTGGAGAGCGTGCCGGTCTGATCGACGACGCGGCCGGTGAGTTGCGGGACGGCGACGTCGGCCGCGGCGGGGAATGCGAAGGCGAGGAGGAGTGCAAGCAGCAGGAGGCCGCGGGATGCGAAGGCAGCACAGAGGCGCCACACACTCGCTGTCATCGCCCGCGAAGGCGGGCGATCCAGTATTCCAGAGTCCGCAGTGCTTGAACCGAGACGCCGCGGCGTACTGGATTCCCCGCCGGAGCCTGTCATCGGGCTCGCCGAAGGCGAGACCCGGTGGCGGGGAATGACAGTGGTGGGCTGGGTAAAGCGCATTCGCAAAATCAAACGCACCTACTTCGACGGCGAGGGTGCCGGGTTGAAATCAACCTTCGGCGCGGTCGATATTTCCTTCTCGTTCTCGACCGAGAAATTCGGCTTCTCCTTGTAGCCGAAGATCATCGCGGTGAAATTGGTCGGGACCGTGCGAATGGTGACGTTGTACTCCTGCACCGACTTGATGTAGCGGTTGCGCGCCACCGTGATGCGGTTCTCGGTGCCTTCGAGCTGCGACATCAAATCCTTGAACAGCGCATCGGATTTGAGCTGCGGGTAGTTCTCGGTGACGACGAGGAGACGCGAGAGCGCGCTGGAGAGCTCGCCCTGGGCGGCCTGGAATTTCTGGAAGGCGGCGGGGTCGTTCAGCACCTCCGGCGTCGCCTGGATGCTGCCGACCTTGGCACGGGCGTTGGTGACGCCGAGCAGCACGTCCTTCTCCTGCTGGGCAAAGCCCTTCACCGAGTTGACGAGATTGGGCACGAGATCGGCGCGGCGCTGATACTGGTTCACGACCTCGGACCAGTTGGCCTTGATCTGCTCGTCCTCGCTCTGGATCGCGTTGTAGCCGCAGTTGGTCAGGCTGAGCGAGGCCAGCGCCGCCAGCACGGTGAGGATCTTGCGCATCAAATTTCTCCCGGTGGAATCGGGGGCAAGCTACCAGATTGAGCGCGCGCGGTGCCAGACATCTTGCGCCGCAGGCGCGAAAAGCAGCCGACTGACGCAAGCCCCCTGCCTATCCCCTTGCCTATCTCTGGCCGACATAGTCAACTTGACGGAACAATAAGACAGACTGGAAACGCTGAGGGGAACGCGATGTCCTCGTTCGAGACCATCCTCGTGGAGCGGCCGGAGCCGGCGATTGCCCGGATCGTGATGAACCGGCCCGAGGCGCGCAACGCGCAGAACCTGCAAATGACCTACGACCTCAATGCCGCCTTCGACGACGCGGTGCAGGACGACACGGTCAAGGTCATCATCCTCGCCGGCAACGGGCCGCACTTCTCCTCCGGCCACGACCTCCGGCCCGGTGGCAAGAACGCCGCAGGCGTCGATTTTCCACCGGTAGGAAATTGGGGCGGCTTTGCCGAGCCCAATGCTCATGGCCGCTTCGCACGCGAGCAGGAAATTTATCTCCAGATCACGCGGCGTTGGCGCAATCTCGCCAAGCCCACCATCGCAGAGGTGCACGGCAAATGCATCGCCGGCGGCCTGATGCTGGCCTGGGCCTGCGACCTCATCGTCGCCAGCGACGATGCGCAGTTCTGCGATCCCGTCGTCACCATGGGCGTCTGCGGCGTCGAATGGTTCGTGCATCCCTGGGAGCTCGGCCCGCGCAAGGCCAAGGAATTCCTGTTCACGGCCGACAGCTGGAGCGCCGAGGAGGCGCATCAGCTCGGCATGGTGAACCAGGTGGTGCCACGCGCGGAGCTGTCGTCCCGCGTGCTGGATCTGGCGCGCCGGATCGCATCCAAGCCGTCGTTTGCGCTGAAGCTGACCAAGGAAGCCGTCAACCGCTCGGTCGATGTGATGGGCCAGCCAGCCGCGATCGACCAGGCCTTTGCGCTGCATCAGCTCTGTCACGCTCACAATCTTCAGGAGTTCGGCATGGTGGTCGATCCATCCGGACTCCATCCCTCCGTGCGCAAGCCGGAGGCGGCCGCGGAGTAGCGACATGGACCTCAATCTCAGTGACGAGCAACGCCTGTTGCGCGAGAGCGCGGAACGCTTCGTAGCCGAAAGCTACGATGCCAATCACCGTCGCAAGATAGCGAAAGATCCGCTCGGCTTCAGCCCTGCGGTGTGGAAGCAGTTCGCCGAGCTCGGCTGGCTGGCGCTGCCGATTCCGGAGGAGTTTGGCGGACTCGGCGGCGGCGCGGTCGAGATCGGCATTTTGATGGAAGCCTTTGGCCGCGGGCTGGTGTCCGAGCCTTATGTCGCGACTATCGTGCTCGGAGCCGGACTGATCGACCGATGCGGCAGCGCGGCTCAGAAGCGGGCAATCCTGCCCGAGATCTCGGACGGATCATTGAAGCTCGCCTTCGCCCATTCCGAGCGCGCGGCGCGGTTCGACCTTGCCAAGGTTGCGACCTCAGCCAGCAAGACGGCGCAAGGCTGGCGGCTCTCCGGCAGCAAGATCGCCGTGCTCGACGGCCACGCCGCCGACCAGATCATCGTCTCCGCGCATATCCACGATCACAAGGGGCCATCGGGGCGGATCGGCCTGTTCCTGGTGACGGCAACGGCACCGGGTGTGGCCGTCAGTGACTATGAGCGCCTCGGCGGCGGGCGCGCCTGCAACATCGAACTGTCCGACGTGCATCTGCCGGAGGATGCGCTGCTCGGCGATGGGCACGACGCACTGCCGGCGATCGAATGGGCCGTCGATCGCGCCATGGCCGCGCTCGGCGCAGAGGCCGTCGGCATCATGCAGGTGCTGCTCGACACCACGCTGGACTACACCAAGATCCGCAAACAGTTCGGCCGGCCGCTCTCCGCCAACCAGGTGATCCGTCACCGGCTCGCCGACATGGCGATGCAGGTCGACGAGGCGCGCTCGATGGCGTTGCGCGCCGCGCTGAAGGTCGACGCGGAACCAGTGGAGCGCGCACGGGCAGCTTCCGGCGCGAAGGCGAAGATCGGCAAATGCGCGCGCTTCATCGGCGAGCAGTCGATCCAGCTCCACGGCGGTATGGGCGTCACCGAGGAGCTCGAGGTCGGCGCCTATTTCAAGCGGCTGGTCGCCTTCGATACCCTGTTCGGCGGCAGCGCGCATCACTACGGCCGCCACGCCGCGCTTGGCCGCGCCACCCAGCCCGCCTGACACGAGGAGCGCATCATGGACCTGTCCTTCAATGCCGAGGAGCGCGCCTTCCAGGATGAGGTGCGCGGCTTCATCGCCAAAAATCTCACCGACGAGATGAAGCGCGCCACCGCGCTGACGCCCTCGGTGTTCTCCGACCCTGACATCGGCATGGCCTGGCAGCGCATATTGCATAGCCGCGGCTGGGGCGCGCCGGGCTGGCCGGTCGATCATGGCGGCCCGGACTGGACGCCGGCGCAGCGCTGGATCTTCGAGACGGAATCCGCACGCGCCGGCGTGCCGAACGTCAACGTGATGGGCGTGAAGATGGTGGGGCCCGTCATCATCGGCTTCGGTTCGCCGGAGCAGAAGAATTTCTATCTGCCGCGGATTCTCTCCGGCGAGGACTACTGGTGCCAGGGCTATTCCGAGCCGGGCTCCGGCTCCGACCTGTCATCGCTGAAGACGCGCGCTGTGCGCGACGGCGACGACTACATCATCAACGGCACCAAGATCTGGACCACGCACGCCCATCACGCCAACCGCATGTTCGCGCTGGTCCGCACCAGTGACGGGCCGCGGCAGCAGGACGGCATCAGCTTCATCCTGATCGACATGAAGACGCCGGGGATCACGACGCGACCGATCCTGACCATCGGCGGCGACCACGAGGTCAACCAGGTGTTCTTCGACGACGTGCGCGTGCCCGTCGCCAACCGCGTTGGCGAGGAAGGCAAGGGCTGGACCTACGGCAAATACCTGCTCGAGTTCGAGCGCGGCTCCGGCATCGCCTCGGCGAAGCTGCGCGAGGGGCTGAAGGCGATCGCGGACCTCGCCGAGTCGGACCTGACGGGACGCGCGATCGACAGTCCCGATATCGCGGCGCGCATCTCGGAGGTCGAAATCGACATCGACGCGCTGGAGATGACCGAGCTGCGGGTGCTCTCGGCGCTCCAGACCGGGCAGAATCCCGGCGCGGTGTCGTCGATCCTGAAGCTGCGCAACAGCGAGATCCGCCAGGCCGTGACGCGGCTCGGGGTCGACGTGATCGGCCACGACGCGCTCGCCGTCGAGCCGATGCGCCCGCTCTACAAGCTCAACCACGAGCCGTCGACACCCGAGGACATGCTGACGGTCGTGCCGGAATATCTCAACGGCCGGGCCTATACGATCTTCGGCGGCACCTCGGAGATCCAGCGCGACATCATCGCGAAGATGATGCTGGGGATTTGAGGGGCGAGCTGGCGCCGCAATCTCCGCTGTCGTCCCGGACAAGCGGAGCGCCGATCCGGGATCCATAACCACAGGCGGACGTGGCTACGAGGACTCTGAGTTATCAGCTTCCACCACAACCACTCCCTGTGGTTATGGATCCCGGGTTCGCGCTTCCGCCTTCGCTCTTCGAGCTTCGGCGGACAAGTCGCGCGCCCCGAGACGACAACGGAATACTACCTCGCCGCCTTCGCGTCCCGGATCGCCTTCCAGATCTTCTGCGGCGTCAGCGGCGTGTTGAGCTGGGTGATGCCGAGTTCGGCGAGTGCGTCCATCACGCCGTTGGTGACGCAGGGCGGGCCGCCGATGGCGCCGGATTCGCCGCAACCCTTGGCGCCGAGCGGATTGGTGCGGCAGGGCGCGGAATCAT includes:
- a CDS encoding glutathione S-transferase family protein, which gives rise to MPSYRLHYFPESGNSYKLALMLTLCGETFEPVWTDFGGGVTRTAEWRRSVNEMGEIPVLEIDGVKMTQTAPLLLQLAEQYGRFGSETAEEKFELLRWLFWDNHKLTGYMATYRFMRAFTEKNDPQVLKHFRRRLEDFLGILDGHLQHNAFAIGARPTVADISMMAYLHYPSDEHGFDFAASHPAIHAWLGRMAALPGWKPAYELLPGRRMTNYAT
- a CDS encoding TPM domain-containing protein, translating into MSIKRIARHLVQHHWRAKQIFPPAVLARIEQAIRQGEATHSGQVRFVVEGALDGAPLFRNQPARERALDVFSQLRIWDTAHNNGVLIYLLLADRDVEIVADRGIHAKVGGEGWESICRAMEAEFASGKFERGVIGGIAAVSRELSRHFPPQGPHANELPDAPLVM
- a CDS encoding acyl-CoA dehydrogenase family protein → MDLNLSDEQRLLRESAERFVAESYDANHRRKIAKDPLGFSPAVWKQFAELGWLALPIPEEFGGLGGGAVEIGILMEAFGRGLVSEPYVATIVLGAGLIDRCGSAAQKRAILPEISDGSLKLAFAHSERAARFDLAKVATSASKTAQGWRLSGSKIAVLDGHAADQIIVSAHIHDHKGPSGRIGLFLVTATAPGVAVSDYERLGGGRACNIELSDVHLPEDALLGDGHDALPAIEWAVDRAMAALGAEAVGIMQVLLDTTLDYTKIRKQFGRPLSANQVIRHRLADMAMQVDEARSMALRAALKVDAEPVERARAASGAKAKIGKCARFIGEQSIQLHGGMGVTEELEVGAYFKRLVAFDTLFGGSAHHYGRHAALGRATQPA
- a CDS encoding acyl-CoA dehydrogenase family protein, giving the protein MDLSFNAEERAFQDEVRGFIAKNLTDEMKRATALTPSVFSDPDIGMAWQRILHSRGWGAPGWPVDHGGPDWTPAQRWIFETESARAGVPNVNVMGVKMVGPVIIGFGSPEQKNFYLPRILSGEDYWCQGYSEPGSGSDLSSLKTRAVRDGDDYIINGTKIWTTHAHHANRMFALVRTSDGPRQQDGISFILIDMKTPGITTRPILTIGGDHEVNQVFFDDVRVPVANRVGEEGKGWTYGKYLLEFERGSGIASAKLREGLKAIADLAESDLTGRAIDSPDIAARISEVEIDIDALEMTELRVLSALQTGQNPGAVSSILKLRNSEIRQAVTRLGVDVIGHDALAVEPMRPLYKLNHEPSTPEDMLTVVPEYLNGRAYTIFGGTSEIQRDIIAKMMLGI
- a CDS encoding TPM domain-containing protein, with translation MTASVWRLCAAFASRGLLLLALLLAFAFPAAADVAVPQLTGRVVDQTGTLSSSDVAALTQKLRDFETRKGSQVAVLIVPTTQPETIEQFSIRVAEAWKIGRKKIDDGAILVVAKNDRHLRIEVGYGLEGVLTDVTSRRIIDEIITPKFRTGDFGGGISDGVDRMIRVIDGEPLPVPSPTVNFGNLDDLAPLFIVTLFASLGVGGFFRAMLGRLLGSLATGGIIAVLSWFILGSAALALGLGALGFVIGFIADLFSAMAPSSGRSRGGSWSGGSSGGGWSSGSSGSSGGFSGGGGSFGGGGASGSW
- a CDS encoding enoyl-CoA hydratase, whose product is MSSFETILVERPEPAIARIVMNRPEARNAQNLQMTYDLNAAFDDAVQDDTVKVIILAGNGPHFSSGHDLRPGGKNAAGVDFPPVGNWGGFAEPNAHGRFAREQEIYLQITRRWRNLAKPTIAEVHGKCIAGGLMLAWACDLIVASDDAQFCDPVVTMGVCGVEWFVHPWELGPRKAKEFLFTADSWSAEEAHQLGMVNQVVPRAELSSRVLDLARRIASKPSFALKLTKEAVNRSVDVMGQPAAIDQAFALHQLCHAHNLQEFGMVVDPSGLHPSVRKPEAAAE
- a CDS encoding CaiB/BaiF CoA transferase family protein; protein product: MEKGIFAGLKVLDCASFIAAPAAATVLSDFGADVIKIEPPGAGDPYRNLPNIPGYPGSEHNYAWLLEARNKKSIALDLAKPEAQAVLYKLVEEADVFITNMPPPVRAKLGITYDHLAHLNDRLIYASFTGYGEKGEEANKPGFDSNAYWARSGLMDLVRADTNTTPARSVAGMGDHPCAMAFYGAIVTALYQREKTGKGSHVASNLMANGVWAASVLAQAKLCGAKFAERRPRERALNAVANHYQCKDGRWLILSLLSEEKQFPTLARCLGREDLITDSRFATKADRHARSVELIKIFDETFATKDLAEWRKILDGNGLVFGIVGILDDIPNDKQMLDNEVLVPFENDTMLTISSPIWIDGARKVQPRKPPAVGEHSDEILRGAGYDEAAIKQLRGSGAVG
- a CDS encoding LemA family protein, with the protein product MRKILTVLAALASLSLTNCGYNAIQSEDEQIKANWSEVVNQYQRRADLVPNLVNSVKGFAQQEKDVLLGVTNARAKVGSIQATPEVLNDPAAFQKFQAAQGELSSALSRLLVVTENYPQLKSDALFKDLMSQLEGTENRITVARNRYIKSVQEYNVTIRTVPTNFTAMIFGYKEKPNFSVENEKEISTAPKVDFNPAPSPSK